Genomic DNA from Candidatus Sphingomonas phytovorans:
GCGTGGCTCGACCAACGCTGGGATGAGGTTAGCGCCCTCCTCGCGAAAGGCGAGCCTTTCATCGAGGTGCGGTAAGGCCGGCACCGTCACATCGCCCTGTCACCGGAATGACGCCAACATTCACGAAGAGGCTGAGCAATGGTGCGGGCAGCTCCGCACGGCCACCGACGATTTGGGGAAAGAACGACAATGGCGGACAAACGCATCCTGAAGTTCCTGCCGCTGATCGCATTGATATCCGCCGCGACCGAACCGGCTCCGGCCCCGGTCCCGTTGCGGTTGAACGACATCAGCGTGGTCGGCACGCATAACAGCTACAAGCTGGCAATGCCGGCCGAGACGATGGCCAGGGTCCGCGCGGCCAGCCCGGCGATCGCCGACATGCTCGACTATGCGCACCGGCCGCTGACCGAACAACTCGATGCCGGCGCGCGGCAGATCGAGATCGACGTCAATTACGACCCGAAGGGCGGCCATTACGCGAAGGGATCGAACGATCCCACGCTGTTGCGGCCCGGGTTCAAGGTGTTGCACATTCCCGGCATCGACAATTCGAGCAGCTGCGTACTGCTGACCGAGTGCCTGCGCCTCATCCTGCGCTGGTCGGACCAGCACCCCGGGCATGTGCCGATCATGCTGATGTTCAACGCCAAGGATGAGAAGAATGCCTGGCGCGGCGGGATCGACGCGCTGCCGTTCGATGCGGCGGCCTGGGATGCGCTTGACGCCGAGATCAGGTCGGTGATGCCGGCGAAGAAGCTGATCGTGCCGGACGAGGTACAGGGCAGCCATCCGACGCTGCGCGACGCGGTGCGCGCCGGCAACTGGCCGACGCTGGAGAAGGCGCGCGGGCGCTTCCTCTTCGCGCTCGACGAGGGACCGGAGAAAGTGGCGGGATATCGCGGCGCGCGGCGGTCGCTGGAGGGTCGGGTGTTCTTCATCAACACCGACGAGGATTCGCCTGCCGCCGCCTATCTGACGCTCAACGATCCGATCGCGGAAGGCGCGCGTATCCGCCGCGACGTCGCGGCGGGGTATATCGTGCGGACACGGGCCGATGCCGATACGAAGGAAGCGCGCGCCAATGATGTGAAACGGCGCGAGGCGGCGCTGGCCAGCGGCGCGCAATATGTCTCGACCGACTATCTGTGGCCCGATGCGCGGTTCCAGGGCGGCTATCAGGTGCGCTTGCCTGACGGGGTGGTCGCTCGGTGCAATCCGGTGCGACGCGGGGCGGACTGCCCCAGCGCGGACCTGGACAAGCGCTGACACGACTCACGGGACGGCAGGCCGATTCTCCCACTGGATTCCTGCGCCCTCGCAAACTATGTATGGCATATTGTACGGATACATAAGGCATGCACGATGATCAGCCCGGAGAATGACGGCGAGAAATTCCGCTGGATCCTGAAAGCGGGATGGAAGGGCCTTTGCCCGCGCTGCGGCAAGGGACATATGTTCACCTCCTGGCTGAAGGTGACGAAGACGTGCGAGGTCTGCGGGCTCGACTATCGCTTCGCCGCGCCGGATGACGGGCCGGCCTTCTTCTCGCTGTGCATCGTCGCCTTTCCGCTGACCTTCCTGCTTGTATGGATCGAGGTGGCGTACAATCCGCCACTCTGGATCCATCTGGTCACTTCCTTCCCGATCATGATCCTTGGGTGCCTGTTGCCGCTGCGGCCGATCAAGGGATGGCTGGTCGCGTCGCAATATGTGAACAGGGCGCAGGAAGCGGGGACCGGCAAGCTGTGGGCGAAACTCCACGAGCGGCCGCCGGAAGAGGGAGCCAGCAATTTCGATGACTGATGCCTGGCTTCCCGATCTCGCAACCAGTACGGGCAGCAAATACCAGGCGATCGTCGACGCGCTCGATGCGGCGATCGCGCGCGGGCAGTTGCGCAGGGGCGACCGGCTGCCGCCGCAGCGCGAGGTGGCGGCGAAGCTCGGGGTCGACCTGACCACGGTGACCAGGGCTTATGACTCGGCCCGGCTGCGCGGACTGATCGAGGCGCGGGGCCGCGCCGGCAGTTTCGTGGCGGCGACGCCGCATGCACCGATCGCCCCGCCGCCCTCGGTCGATACCGGCATGAACATGCCCCCGGAGATTCCGGGCGGCCTGCTGAGCCGGGCGATCGTCGAGACTTCCGCCGCGCTGCTGGCTGGATCGGAAATGGCGTGGCTGCAATATGCGCCGGCTGGCGGTGCGCCGCAGGACCGTGCGGCGGGCGCGCGGCTGCTGTCGGGGCGCGGGCTGCCCTCGACCGAGGAGCAGGTGATCGTCACCGCGGGCGGGCAGAATGCGCTGCACGCGATCCTGGCCTCCACCCTGCAGGCGGGCGATACGATCGCGTGCGGCCGGTTCGTCTATCCGGGACTGAAGGCGCTGGCGGCGAGGCTTGGCGTTCGGCTGCTTGCCCTTCCGACACTGGATGCCGCCACGCTCGACGCAGCATGTCTCAGGGAAAATGTCCGCGCACTCTATGTCGTGCCGACCAACGACAATCCGACCGCCGCGACCATCACCGAGGCTGAACGCGAGGCGATCGCTGCCGTCGCGCGGCGGTACGAGCTGCAGGTGATCGAGGACGACGCCTATGGGCTGCTCGCCAGCGCCCCGCTCAGACCGATCGCCGCCTTTGCCCCCGAACGCTGCTGGTATGTGGCGAGCCTGTCCAAGATCGTCACGCCAGCGTTGCGCGTCGCCTATGTCCGCGCGCCGAGCGTCGGCAGCGCGCTGCGCCTCGCCGCCGACGTCCATGAGACGGCGATCATGGCGCCGCCGCTGAACGCGGCGATGGCCAGCCGCTGGATCGGCGATGGGACGCTCACCCGGCTCATCGCGGCAATGCGCACCGAGATCGCCTGGCGGCAGGCACTGGCCGACAATGTGCTGGGGGAGGTGGAGCGCCAGCGCTCGCCCGAGGGCTATCATCTGTGGCTGCCCCTGCCCGCCCCGCTCTCCGCCGACGATCTGGCCGGGGTGATGCGGCAGCACGGCCTCTCGGTGATCGCCGCCGGCAGCTTCGCGGCAGCGCGCGACGACTTGCAAGCGGTGCGGGTGTCGCTGGGCGGGCTGGTCGACCGCGAGCGGCTTGGCCGCGTGCTTCGCGTGCTGCACGGCTATGTGACCCAGCCAGTGGGCAAGGCCACGCCCTTGATCTGATCGCGGCCGCCGGACCAGTCCGGAACCGTAACGGTGGATGCTCGTTTGACCTTCAGACTGCCGGCCTGCTTCTCTTGCGGCGGCGACCCTGGGGAACAAGCATGACAATCACGATCCGATCACGATTGACCCTGGCCGCCGCGCTGGCGGTGATGGCAGTGGCGGGCGCGGCGCCCGCGACGGCGGGGACCGGCGCGGGCCAGGAAAAGCCCAAATCGACCACGCAGGAAGCGGGGCAGATCGTGTCGCAGCCGGTCCGCGACGTCGGGATCGAGAAGACCAAGATCCCGCCCCTGCTGGAAGAGGTGAGCCACGACCCCTATGGCACGGCCGGTACGGGCACCTGCCGCCAGATCGGCGCGTCGATCGCAGCGCTCAACAAGGATCTCGGGCCCGATTACACGAGTTCCCCGACCAAGAATAAACGCAACGTCGCCAAGGCGGGCGGCGCGGCGGTGGTGAACTC
This window encodes:
- a CDS encoding phosphatidylinositol-specific phospholipase C1-like protein, which encodes MADKRILKFLPLIALISAATEPAPAPVPLRLNDISVVGTHNSYKLAMPAETMARVRAASPAIADMLDYAHRPLTEQLDAGARQIEIDVNYDPKGGHYAKGSNDPTLLRPGFKVLHIPGIDNSSSCVLLTECLRLILRWSDQHPGHVPIMLMFNAKDEKNAWRGGIDALPFDAAAWDALDAEIRSVMPAKKLIVPDEVQGSHPTLRDAVRAGNWPTLEKARGRFLFALDEGPEKVAGYRGARRSLEGRVFFINTDEDSPAAAYLTLNDPIAEGARIRRDVAAGYIVRTRADADTKEARANDVKRREAALASGAQYVSTDYLWPDARFQGGYQVRLPDGVVARCNPVRRGADCPSADLDKR
- a CDS encoding DUF983 domain-containing protein — protein: MISPENDGEKFRWILKAGWKGLCPRCGKGHMFTSWLKVTKTCEVCGLDYRFAAPDDGPAFFSLCIVAFPLTFLLVWIEVAYNPPLWIHLVTSFPIMILGCLLPLRPIKGWLVASQYVNRAQEAGTGKLWAKLHERPPEEGASNFDD
- a CDS encoding PLP-dependent aminotransferase family protein, giving the protein MTDAWLPDLATSTGSKYQAIVDALDAAIARGQLRRGDRLPPQREVAAKLGVDLTTVTRAYDSARLRGLIEARGRAGSFVAATPHAPIAPPPSVDTGMNMPPEIPGGLLSRAIVETSAALLAGSEMAWLQYAPAGGAPQDRAAGARLLSGRGLPSTEEQVIVTAGGQNALHAILASTLQAGDTIACGRFVYPGLKALAARLGVRLLALPTLDAATLDAACLRENVRALYVVPTNDNPTAATITEAEREAIAAVARRYELQVIEDDAYGLLASAPLRPIAAFAPERCWYVASLSKIVTPALRVAYVRAPSVGSALRLAADVHETAIMAPPLNAAMASRWIGDGTLTRLIAAMRTEIAWRQALADNVLGEVERQRSPEGYHLWLPLPAPLSADDLAGVMRQHGLSVIAAGSFAAARDDLQAVRVSLGGLVDRERLGRVLRVLHGYVTQPVGKATPLI